In one Saccharibacillus brassicae genomic region, the following are encoded:
- a CDS encoding LutC/YkgG family protein: MTIRSDRDPSRPDPYNREAFLNRVSDRLGRPRRTDSVTRPAWTCTPHLETLADRTPEQLVDILKEQCFFIHTQIIESTPALLQRTLNDLIAGCGGGPVIRSGDARFAKYGLSFEDEAVWSEQAGRAGNIRLAEAANVALVFADFALAESGTVVLESRPDQGRALHFLPAHYIAVIERERIVPRSTQAMQELNRRHEAGAALGSCLNLISGPSNSADIEMQLVVGVHGPLRATYVLI; this comes from the coding sequence ATGACGATCCGCAGCGATCGAGATCCCTCGCGGCCCGATCCCTACAACCGCGAAGCGTTCCTGAACCGCGTCTCCGACCGTCTCGGGCGTCCCCGGCGCACGGACAGCGTCACGCGCCCGGCCTGGACATGCACGCCGCATCTGGAGACGCTGGCCGACCGGACGCCGGAGCAGCTGGTCGACATTCTCAAAGAGCAGTGCTTCTTCATCCATACGCAGATCATCGAATCGACGCCGGCCCTGCTTCAGCGGACGCTGAACGATCTGATCGCAGGCTGCGGCGGCGGGCCGGTCATCCGCTCCGGCGATGCCCGCTTCGCGAAATACGGATTATCGTTTGAAGACGAAGCCGTCTGGTCCGAACAAGCGGGCCGGGCCGGCAATATCCGGCTGGCCGAAGCGGCCAACGTCGCTCTCGTTTTTGCCGATTTCGCGCTGGCCGAATCCGGCACCGTCGTGCTGGAGAGCCGGCCCGACCAGGGCCGGGCGCTGCATTTCCTGCCGGCGCATTATATCGCCGTTATCGAGCGCGAACGCATCGTGCCGCGCTCGACGCAGGCGATGCAGGAGCTCAATCGCCGCCATGAAGCCGGCGCCGCGCTCGGCTCCTGCCTTAACCTGATCTCCGGCCCGTCGAACTCGGCCGATATCGAAATGCAGCTCGTCGTCGGCGTCCACGGACCGCTGAGAGCCACTTACGTCTTGATCTGA